ACTCAACTGGCAAAGTTTGAAGGCGAAGAGCAATACATCTGCAAAGTGGCTAAAACACCGAAAGAAATAGCTGAACTAATAGAGGCTGGATTCAGCTATGTATGTGAAAAAGACGGCTACCTCTTCTTTAAGAAGCCCAAGTGATGGGCGCCGGTTCGGTAAAAGCATGGAAAAAGCGCCGCCGGTCGGACTTGAACCGACGACCGACTGGTTAACAGCCAGCCGCTCTACCACTCTGAGCTACGGCGGCACTTATGGCTTTGTCTATTTGTGTTCTGGTTTTAAAGCCATATTTAAGTTTATTCCGCTTTAATAAATCCCCTTTTCTTTTGCTTTGCGTTGTATGATTTTCACGAAGATTCTGTAGAGGGCTCGCATTGGTTTTGCATACCATTTTTCGGCGAAGGATAAGCCAATCAGGTCGTCTATCCAGTGGAAATCGTGTATCAGGCATTTTATTAGGAGCTCTTCGTGAAGCCTCGTCATCTTTGTCTCCTTAAACCACTCTTCATTTTTTAATCTGCCTAATGGGACGAAGAAGAGGGGTACTATGAGGCTTCTAACGTGTTTTAGGTCTTCAACAAGCTCTATGGTTTTTATTAGGTCGCCTTCTGTTTCTTCTGGCACACCCACGATAAGTGTGCAGGCTGGAACGAGTTTATTGTCGTGCATTAGCCCCATTCCTTGACGGACAACTTCAGGCCATTCTTCTGGCTTGAAGGGGTGAGCCTTTGCAGGCATTATTTTTTTGGCAAGTTCCGGCGAGCCTGTTTCTATGCCTACTTCTGCGCCCCACCAAGATTGCTTCTGCTGTATGATTTCAGCCACTTTTGCAAAAAGCTTCGGTTTAACCGTAACGGTTGCCAGTGAGCAGTGGCTCCAACTTAAACCACTCTCACATTTCTTCATAACAGCTTCATGAAGTTCAATTAATTTTTCATCGTTTGGAATTGTGTTCTTTGAGCCGTAAAGCATGACGTCTTCTGCGTGGAGGCAGGCTGTCCGGTCGTAGCCGCTTTTAATATTAACGTCAATTTCCTGAAGAATTTTTTCAACAGGATACCACCTTAAAGGCCTCAGTGTGACGCTGCAGAACTTGCATCCTCTACAACAGCCTCGGCCGATTTCCACCAAACCGTTGACGGACGGATTTACTATGTTTGGAATCTCTTCTAGGTTTGGAGTTTCTTGAACGCTAACTTCATAGTATTGGGG
The window above is part of the Candidatus Bathyarchaeia archaeon genome. Proteins encoded here:
- a CDS encoding radical SAM protein, with translation MADIILTADRTLMSDYHHNEFIGFGTCAPPNVIPDWLYSFLFFPPIKTRKGIPVAAPYGLRKIEAQLLIEGFDVLTVDPDHLDKYLGEAKVLGIHVMDPFGLGPASSTFAAILKKEPFLAQHFRNLMTKPEIKQAKKRGLKIIVGGPGVWQFRYREKFVKDYGIDCIIDGEAEKIIGKIVRAAINGGELPQYYEVSVQETPNLEEIPNIVNPSVNGLVEIGRGCCRGCKFCSVTLRPLRWYPVEKILQEIDVNIKSGYDRTACLHAEDVMLYGSKNTIPNDEKLIELHEAVMKKCESGLSWSHCSLATVTVKPKLFAKVAEIIQQKQSWWGAEVGIETGSPELAKKIMPAKAHPFKPEEWPEVVRQGMGLMHDNKLVPACTLIVGVPEETEGDLIKTIELVEDLKHVRSLIVPLFFVPLGRLKNEEWFKETKMTRLHEELLIKCLIHDFHWIDDLIGLSFAEKWYAKPMRALYRIFVKIIQRKAKEKGIY